The sequence GCCAAAAGGAACAACTGCCGGCAGTCAAGAGGGACGGATTAAGTTCCAAAATCTCCACTTCCCCTGTTTTTTGACTTCAACCACGAAACTCCACTCGTCTCCAAAGTCACGGTTGACCCATGCGAAAAACGAGTGTAATTCACTATCACGGCCGAGGACGCATGGGAAGGCGTGGTGGTGTTCTGCGTCCAGCCATATGGAACCGGTAAAGCCAATCATCAGACCCTCTATGTTGTGTCCAGGGTACTGCTGTGACGTTTTGTATGCTTCGCGCCATTGTCCGCGAGCGGGCGTTCCGTACTTTGCCAGCACCCTATTAACCGCCTTGACGTTCGGTTGGTGTCCAATTCTGACTATCCTAAACCACCGCGATTCCATGCTTCCAACTTTTGGTCCTTTGAACTTCCACGAGTTGGCATCACAGTAACCGTCACTGCGCACCATTTTTATGGGATGGGCAGGCACACCCGCGAGCGTCAGCTCAAATTCCTCTTCGTGGGGTACGGGTGTGATTTCTTCTTGTTTTTTCATTGTCTTCCTTTCGTTTGCGTTAAGCGTTAACCGATTTGATACACCATTTCACTCAAGAAGGATTCACTCAATGCACAAAGGTCTTAAGTGCTCCTGACACCTTAATACACCGACGTTCACTCTGTCAAGCGTAACGCGTAGTGTCAGAATTCGCCCTTTAAGGAGGCGCGGAAATCATTGCGTAATCCCCAGTTACTCATGAAGGCCGATTTGGAGTTCATAAAGACGGCGGTATTCGCCGTCCTTTATTAACACAAGTTCATCGTGCCTGCCTTTTTCCACGATTTGACCGTCTTTAAAAACCAAAATCTTGTCGGCTCGGCGCACTGTTGAAAGTCGGTGAGCGATTATGAAAGTAGTCCGATTTTTCATGAGCTCTTTTAGGGAGTCGGTTATGATTTTTTCTGAAGACGCGTCCAAGGCGGATGTCGGTTCGTCTAAAATCAAAATTTTGGGCTCTCTCAAAATCGCTCGGGCGATGCCCACGCGCTGTTTTTGGCCCACCGAGAGCTTCACTCCCCTCTCTCCCACGAGCTGATTCCACTTTTCCGGAAAACTCTCAATAAAATCATAAGCGTGAGCTTTTCTCGCGGCCTCTTCCACATCTTTTTCGCTCTTGTGGAAAGAACCGTATTTTATGTTGTGCGAAATAGTGTCGTTAAAAAGAGCTACTTCCTGTGGCACCACGCCTATTTCTTGACGAAGAGACAGCAAGTCAATTTCTCTGATTTCGCGCCCGTCTATGAAGACCTTGCCGCTTGTTGGGAAGTTGTATCCGGAAATAAGTTCAATCAAAGTTGTTTTTCCCACTCCCGATTCTCCTACGAGGGCCACAATCTCGCCGGCTTTGACTTCAAAAGATATGTCTTTAAGGATATTTCGTCCCTCATAACCGGCTGATACATTTTCAAAACAGACATCGCCTTTTATTTTTGTGTTTCCGTCGCCACCCTTCGGATGATAATTTTCCGGCGGCTCTTTCAGTATTTTCTCGGCGTCCTCTATTTGTATAACCCCGTTTTGTATCACTTGCCACTGGCGACCGATGGTTACAAACGGTCCAAACATCATAGTGGCATAAGCGTTAAAAGCCAGAAGGTCTCCGAGTGTCATTTCCCCTCTTTGTATAAAAGTTACTGAAGCGATAAAAATCACGAGTTGGGTGGCTATAATAATAGTCCTCTGCGCCAAAGTCAGATTGCTCCAAATCCTGTTCATTTTGTTCCAAAGCGAAAGTACCGGACCTGTCAAAAGGTTTTCCATCCTT comes from bacterium and encodes:
- a CDS encoding ABC transporter ATP-binding protein translates to TIIGRIVIDLAPQFLSILIALGVTFYLKPILAVALIVGIVSYTVILARSVLPIAHIQREYQKNLWQAFGDSYDLFGNISTVKQATTEHYEAKRMENLLTGPVLSLWNKMNRIWSNLTLAQRTIIIATQLVIFIASVTFIQRGEMTLGDLLAFNAYATMMFGPFVTIGRQWQVIQNGVIQIEDAEKILKEPPENYHPKGGDGNTKIKGDVCFENVSAGYEGRNILKDISFEVKAGEIVALVGESGVGKTTLIELISGYNFPTSGKVFIDGREIREIDLLSLRQEIGVVPQEVALFNDTISHNIKYGSFHKSEKDVEEAARKAHAYDFIESFPEKWNQLVGERGVKLSVGQKQRVGIARAILREPKILILDEPTSALDASSEKIITDSLKELMKNRTTFIIAHRLSTVRRADKILVFKDGQIVEKGRHDELVLIKDGEYRRLYELQIGLHE